The proteins below are encoded in one region of Silene latifolia isolate original U9 population chromosome 2, ASM4854445v1, whole genome shotgun sequence:
- the LOC141643040 gene encoding uncharacterized protein LOC141643040 has translation MRVNIAQSHPPPSTSSSLSPHSSQNALPSSLRLHRSSSSPSVLSLSTSHNHLRRSCSATFDGHDFPNDHFTPKPKPTPSSITTSFLHHADVLEPSYLGICTDPPDWPARDAIMRECVARRVNCIDIPLSLRMIKMKQKFLKLEEERDVHFGDSNNNNINNSLNNLCYSTLNIIREIQSYALKSRGIALNEGFDDVIMSKVQREMSSSFVWLIKEVFAKTPDLMLQTMVITSNFALFSLQSFSHVESEKKDANLGGNLVNLGVGHLELRNLGVAVPTREILENMVDTDVGLWESIVDEADHLRGDLVIDQGLKFVVVDRDRDGDEYNGSVEEIEGLFFLEHKKFEIVSPVKVKIESDDYEEYHRTDLLYQSGLFQEPNNTLLLSNYSQFLCLVSRDYDRAEECLKRAIQLDPSDAEIVSQYANFLWIIRNDLWGAEERFQQAMAAEPENSYHASKYANFLWNTGGDETCYPIDD, from the exons ATGAGAGTGAACATAGCTCAATCTCATCCTCCACCTTCAACCTCATCTTCATTATCTCCccattcttcccaaaatgcccttcCTTCTTCCTTACGCCTCCACCGTTCATCCTCCTCCCCCTCCGTACTCTCCCTATCAACCTCCCACAATCACCTCCGTAGATCTTGCAGTGCGACCTTCGACGGCCACGATTTTCCAAATGACCATTTTACCCCTAAACCCAAACCAACCCCTTCTTCCATTACAACCTCATTCCTCCACCACGCCGACGTTCTAGAACCTTCTTATCTCGGGATTTGTACTGACCCACCTGATTGGCCTGCACGTGACGCCATCATGCGCGAGTGTGTTGCACGCAGGGTTAATTGTATTGATATCCCTCTTTCTCTTAGAATGATTAAAATGAAGCAAAAGTTTCTAAAATTGGAAGAAGAACGAGATGTCCATTTTGGGgattcaaataataataatattaataattcattgaataatttgtgttattcAACTTTGAATATAATAAGGGAGATTCAAAGTTATGCATTAAAAAGTCGGGGAATTGCGTTAAATGAAGGATTCGATGATGTGATTATGAGTAAAGTTCAAAGAGAAATGAGTTCATCTTTTGTTTGGTTAATTAAAGAGGTTTTTGCCAAAACCCCTGATTTAATGCTTCAAACTATGGTGATTACTTCCAATTTTGCCCTTTTTTCTCTTCAAAGTTTTAGCCATGTAGAGAGTGAGAAGAAAGATGCAAACTTGGGGGGTAATTTGGTAAATTTGGGAGTTGGGCACTTGGAATTAAGGAATTTAGGAGTGGCAGTGCCCACAAGAGAGATTTTGGAAAATATGGTGGATACTGATGTGGGGTTGTGGGAATCTATTGTGGATGAAGCTGATCATTTAAGAGGTGATTTGGTTATTGATCAAGGCCTGAAATTCGTCGTTGTCGACAGAGATCGAGATGGTGATGAATATAATGGTAGTGTTGAGGAGATTGAAGGGTTATTCTTTTTGGAGCATAAAAAGTTTGAGATTGTTTCACCGGTCAAGGTTAAGATTGAGAGTGATGATTATGAAGAGTATCACAGGACTGATCTTCTTTACCAATCTGGTTTATTTCAGGAGCCAAACAACACTCTTTTGCTCTCTAATTATTCCCAGTTTCTGTGCCTTGTTTCCCGGGATTATGACAG GGCTGAGGAATGCTTAAAGAGAGCAATACAGTTGGATCCAAGTGATGCCGAAATCGTTAGCCAGTATGCGAATTTCCTATGGATTATAAGGAATGATTTGTGGGGAGCAGAAGAAAGATTTCAGCAAGCAATGGCAGCTGAACCTGAAAACTCCTATCATGCATCTAAGTATGCAAACTTTCTATGGAATACCGGGGGCGATGAAACATGTTATCCTATAGACGATTAA